Proteins encoded together in one Papaver somniferum cultivar HN1 unplaced genomic scaffold, ASM357369v1 unplaced-scaffold_21, whole genome shotgun sequence window:
- the LOC113339812 gene encoding uncharacterized protein LOC113339812 has product MEGMSMAITDHESQISGELEFEFVKCNCCGMNEECSQEYIEKIRERYQGKWVCGLCSEAIDEEIIKKRICIQEAVNRHEDFYKKFSCSSPPTSPNLDLIFAIKQLCRKTLDSPRGLRSTPSSPSRRSNEDIGVGHPLARSESCFSSLGR; this is encoded by the exons ATGGAAG GGATGTCAATGGCGATTACTGATCATGAATCTCAGATATCAGGAGAACTAGAATTTGAGTTCGTAAAATGTAATTGTTGTGGAATGAATGAAGAGTGTTCACAGGAATACATAGAAAAAATTCGAGAAAGATATCAAGGGAAATGGGTATGTGGATTATGCAGTGAAGCAATTGATGAAGAGATTATCAAGAAACGTATATGTATCCAAGAAGCTGTAAATCGACATGAAGATTTCTATAAGAAGTTTAGTTGCAGTAGTCCACCTACAAGTCCAAATCTGGATTTGATTTTCGCCATTAAACAACTTTGTAGAAAAACCTTGGATTCTCCGAGAGGTTTACGATCAACTCCGAGTAGTCCGAGTCGCCGGAGTAATGAAGATATTGGTGTTGGGCATCCACTTGCTCGGTCTGAGAGTTGTTTTTCTTCCCTTGGTAGATAA
- the LOC113340004 gene encoding polyadenylate-binding protein-interacting protein 7-like — protein MNLSKKGVSNNVTKLSVVPNTNLNPNAAEFVPFALRSSPGSTSTGEVVTTPKLETPGTSGKAVLDRSESTVSDEEALQYWRRQLPDDITPDFNFAGDDELQGPAGLAFSSLSLLDGSEASMFSGSTGSSQILTKQQELSSHGFDKMKYSVSPYGVEDQSSAGFLNLPTNPWDKQNVSNDQLGIGKEGFQYNGNGGYLNDMLSENPSFDGSEVNPVEYLALQFPGFAAESLAEVYCANGCDMNLTVEMLAQLELQVDGGFSPNLSSKTLSAPNLTAMDFPALPEPDSQNGLPKYAGDDTQQNPNPYRSADKENLLLFRTSSFGAPRGAIDFASAVKKLAAQDSGQWKYEKNGSASATIGSSRSSHVLASSYSGGHGKPTYGDRLQNYGSARGAPAWLETGDSVANMYSESREAARDHARLRNAYFEQARQAYLIGNKALAKDLSVKGQLHNMHMKAAHEKAQESIYRQRNPDIQAYGRGQERMIDLHGLHVSEAIHRLRSELNVLRSAARNADQPLQVYICVGTGHHTKGSRTPARLPVAVEQYLLQEEGLDYTEPQPGLLRVVIY, from the exons ATGAACTTGTCGAAAAAGGGTGTTTCAAACAATGTGACTAAGTTAAGTGTGGTTCCGAACacaaatttgaatccaaatgcaGCAGAGTTTGTACCATTTGCTCTTAGGTCTTCACCAGGTAGTACTAGCACTGGGGAAGTGGTGACGACCCCGAAGCTTGAAACTCCAGGAACATCGGGAAAAGCAGTGTTGGATAGAAGTGAGTCAACTGTTTCCGATGAAGAAGCTCTTCAATATTGGCGTCGCCAGCTTCCTGATGATATCACCCCGGATTTTAATTTCGCGGGGGATGATGAATTGCAGGGACCTGCAGGTCTTGCATTCTCATCTTTGTCATTACTTGATGGAAGTGAAGCGTCGATGTTCTCTGGATCTACCGGTAGCAGTCAGATATTGACTAAGCAGCAAGAATTATCTTCTCACGGTTTTGATAAGATGAAATATTCTGTTTCGCCTTATGGAGTGGAAGATCAATCATCAGCTGGTTTTCTGAATTTGCCAACTAATCCTTGGGATAAGCAAAATGTCAGCAATGATCAGCTTGGCATTGGGAAGGAGGGTTTTCAATATAATGGGAATGGTGGATACTTGAATGATATGCTGagtgaaaaccctagttttgatggTTCTGAGGTGAATCCTGTGGAGTATTTGGCTCTGCAGTTCCCTGGTTTCGCTGCTGAAAGCCTTGCAGAGGTTTACTGTGCCAACGGATGTGACATGAACCTGACGGTTGAGATGCTCGCCCAACTGGAG CTTCAAGTTGATGGCGGTTTTAGTCCAAATCTTAGCTCAAAGACACTGTCAGCACCAAACCTTACTGCCATGGATTTCCCTGCTCTTCCAGAGCCGGACAGTCAGAACGGTCTGCCAAAGTATGCTGGAGATGACACTCAACAAAATCCAAATCCTTACAGATCAGCAGACAAAGAAAATCTTCTCCTTTTTAGGACCAGCTCCTTTGGTGCACCTAGAGGCGCTATAGATTTTGCATCAGCTGTCAAGAAATTGGCAGCTCAGGATTCTGGTCAATGGAAGTACGAGAAAAATGGTTCAGCCAGTGCTACTATTGGTTCAAGTAGAAGTTCTCATGTTTTAGCCAGCTCCTACAGTGGTGGGCATGGAAAACCCACTTATGGGGATAGGTTGCAAAACTATGGTTCAGCTCGGGGAGCTCCTGCTTGGCTTGAGACGGGAGATTCAGTGG CGAATATGTACTCAGAATCCAGGGAAGCTGCTCGTGATCATGCACGCCTCCGTAATGCATATTTTGAGCAG GCACGACAGGCGTATCTCATAGGCAACAAGGCTCTAGCTAAAGACTTGAGTGTCAAAGGGCAGCTACACAACATGCATATGAAGGCAGCTCATGAGAAAGCACAAGAATCCATCTACCGCCAAAG GAACCCCGATATCCAGGCATATGGAAGAGGACAGGAGCGGATGATTGACCTTCACGGGTTGCACGTTAGTGAGGCCATCCACAGGCTGAGAAGTGAGCTGAACGTGTTGAGGAGTGCAGCAAGAAATGCAGATCAGCCACTCCAGGTATATATTTGTGTTGGAACAGGCCATCACACGAAAGGATCTCGCACTCCAGCAAGGTTGCCAGTTGCCGTGGAACAATACCTTTTGCAAGAGGAAGGTCTTGATTATACTGAACCTCAGCCAGGACTTCTTCGAGTTGTGATATATtga